A window of Solanum stenotomum isolate F172 chromosome 3, ASM1918654v1, whole genome shotgun sequence contains these coding sequences:
- the LOC125860444 gene encoding NAC domain-containing protein 96-like encodes MSKPMGIRFHPTDTELINYLKRFFKGELSLNEQCPIQFADIYGDQPPWEIFGANYEEKFRYFITPLKKQKTEYKRFSRICAKGTWQGQTGEHLIRRNRTAPVVGFKRNLKFKTSECGQNNTWLMVEYHVADSFFKENNHIPKEDFVVCRIKKKMGKEKNVDHAMEAQDGDVAGIIDPMLLEPNHNNDYSTREDQVRVCDEVEATTTEFHVQNSTYEVEEGHGVDDIRSDEFLEEIYRAFEDIPDDWLQNSHVLQDI; translated from the coding sequence ATGTCGAAGCCAATGGGAATACGTTTTCATCCTACTGATACGGAGCTAATCAACTATCTAAAGAGGTTTTTCAAAGGCGAATTATCTTTGAATGAACAATGTCCTATCCAGTTTGCGGATATATATGGAGATCAACCACCATGGGAGATATTTGGAGCTAATTATGAAGAGAAGTTTCGTTACTTTATTACTCCTTTGAAGAAGCagaagactgaatataaaaggTTTTCTCGAATTTGTGCTAAAGGGACGTGGCAAGGGCAAACCGGGGAACATCTTATAAGGAGGAATCGCACGGCGCCTGTGGTAGGGTTTAAGAGAAACTTGAAGTTTAAAACAAGTGAGTGTGGCCAAAATAACACCTGGTTGATGGTAGAATATCATGTCGCAGATAGtttctttaaggaaaataatCATATTCCTAAGGAAGATTTTGTGGTGTGTCGAATAAAGAAGAAGATGGGTAAAGAGAAGAACGTGGATCATGCTATGGAGGCACAAGATGGGGATGTTGCGGGAATTATTGATCCTATGTTGCTTGAACCTAATCATAATAACGACTACTCCACAAGGGAAGATCAAGTTAGGGTTTGTGATGAAGTTGAGGCTACAACTACAGAATTTCATGTTCAAAACAGTACTTATGAAGTAGAAGAAGGCCACGGAGTTGATGATATTAGAAGCGATGAATTTCTGGAAGAGATTTATagagcatttgaggacattcCTGACGATTGGTTGCAGAATTCACATGTTCTACAAGATATATGA